In one Massilia endophytica genomic region, the following are encoded:
- a CDS encoding Mor transcription activator family protein: MHEQQLDIVGAILAEMRATLGDAALDPKTERELEAKFRRAWGGQAVYVKKTGTDADARAEIIRARFNGRNREELQAELGCSRSQFYRLLKGS, from the coding sequence ATGCATGAACAACAACTAGACATCGTGGGAGCGATCCTGGCCGAGATGCGTGCCACGCTTGGGGATGCCGCGCTCGACCCGAAGACCGAGCGCGAGCTGGAAGCGAAGTTCCGCCGCGCTTGGGGCGGGCAGGCTGTGTACGTGAAGAAGACCGGCACCGACGCCGATGCCCGCGCGGAGATTATCCGGGCCCGGTTTAACGGGCGCAACAGGGAGGAGCTGCAGGCGGAGCTGGGCTGCAGCAGGAGCCAGTTCTACCGGCTCCTCAAGGGCAGCTGA
- a CDS encoding phage terminase large subunit family protein produces the protein MYEVLGWESPEFGATVQRGLGAFGVPEPLSLEQWARQHFYLSKESSYVEGAWTPWPFQRAIMACISNDDIRFIDFMKSARVGYTKILLAAIGYFAEHKRRNQALWQPTDGDNDEFVKTELDPMLRDVGVMARAMPAHLARHKDNTLAQKKFLGCLLHTRGGTAARAYRRISVDVAFLDELDAFLRDIDKEGAPDILAAKRVEGATFPKMVTGSTPKLAGFSLIQDRYEAADERFKYAIPCPGCGNFHPLVWGKKDDATGMRWLPGDPDSVRHLCPHPGCGTLITQAEYLALAPQGRWQNVDGSVTIDADGVFRNALGHEIAPMEHIAFHVWTAYSPAATWSNLVDEFLSAYAKAQAGDITKLKAFTNTTLGLPWEVEMEKTDADQLKERAEPYAYGTVPLGGLLLLASCDTQDNRIEVLVRAIGRGMEVWYVDYRIFYGNPSEDQVWSDLAEYLWEATLVHAGGAPMKIHAAAIDTQGHHTHAVYSFVAAQARLGHKIYAVRGSPGVEKHIKNGVGKVDIDWRGKKVKKGLLLWHVGTNLAKDLIYGRLQITKTGPGYTHFSKDASDEFYKQMAGEARVERASAGGKESRWTPLRKRVEAWDCTVYGVWLETHLDLPKKSARFWDELEEKVAPSIVDLFAAPAPAGDPATAREVKVTPPPATPAPVSGRAVAPSPFASDGWASRGFR, from the coding sequence ATGTACGAGGTGCTGGGCTGGGAGTCGCCCGAATTCGGCGCCACCGTGCAGCGCGGCCTCGGCGCGTTCGGCGTGCCGGAACCACTCAGTCTCGAGCAGTGGGCCCGGCAGCACTTCTACCTATCGAAGGAATCCTCGTACGTGGAAGGCGCGTGGACGCCGTGGCCCTTCCAGCGCGCGATCATGGCCTGCATCAGCAACGACGATATCCGCTTCATCGACTTCATGAAGTCGGCCCGGGTCGGCTACACCAAGATCCTGCTCGCCGCCATCGGCTACTTCGCTGAGCACAAGCGCCGCAACCAGGCGCTGTGGCAGCCGACCGACGGTGACAACGACGAGTTCGTAAAGACCGAGCTGGACCCGATGCTGCGCGACGTCGGCGTGATGGCGCGGGCGATGCCGGCGCACCTCGCGCGCCACAAGGACAACACGCTGGCCCAGAAGAAGTTCCTGGGCTGCCTGCTGCACACGCGCGGCGGTACCGCGGCGCGTGCTTACCGCAGGATTTCAGTGGATGTGGCCTTCCTTGACGAGCTAGATGCCTTCCTGCGCGACATCGACAAGGAGGGCGCGCCCGACATCCTGGCCGCCAAACGCGTGGAAGGTGCGACGTTCCCCAAAATGGTTACGGGATCGACGCCGAAGCTCGCGGGCTTCTCGCTGATCCAGGACCGGTACGAGGCCGCGGACGAGCGCTTCAAATACGCCATTCCATGCCCCGGCTGCGGCAATTTCCATCCGCTCGTCTGGGGCAAAAAAGACGACGCGACCGGCATGCGCTGGCTGCCCGGCGATCCCGACTCTGTGCGGCACCTCTGCCCGCATCCTGGCTGCGGCACGCTCATCACGCAAGCGGAGTACTTGGCGCTGGCGCCGCAGGGGCGTTGGCAGAACGTCGACGGCAGCGTGACCATCGACGCCGACGGCGTGTTCCGTAATGCCCTGGGCCATGAGATCGCGCCGATGGAGCACATCGCGTTTCACGTCTGGACGGCCTACAGCCCGGCCGCGACGTGGTCCAACCTGGTGGACGAGTTCCTGTCCGCCTACGCCAAAGCGCAGGCCGGCGACATCACGAAGCTGAAGGCCTTCACCAACACCACCCTCGGGCTGCCATGGGAAGTCGAAATGGAGAAGACCGATGCCGACCAGCTGAAGGAGCGCGCCGAGCCATACGCCTACGGCACGGTGCCGCTGGGCGGCCTGTTGCTGCTCGCCAGCTGCGATACCCAGGACAACCGGATCGAGGTGCTGGTGCGCGCGATAGGCCGCGGCATGGAGGTGTGGTACGTGGACTATCGCATTTTCTATGGCAACCCGTCAGAGGATCAGGTGTGGAGCGACCTCGCTGAATACCTGTGGGAGGCGACTCTCGTGCACGCGGGTGGCGCGCCGATGAAGATCCACGCGGCGGCGATCGATACACAGGGCCACCACACGCATGCGGTGTACAGCTTCGTGGCGGCACAGGCACGGCTCGGGCACAAGATTTATGCGGTGCGCGGCAGCCCGGGCGTCGAGAAGCACATCAAGAACGGGGTCGGCAAGGTGGACATCGACTGGCGCGGCAAAAAGGTCAAGAAAGGCCTCCTGCTTTGGCACGTCGGAACCAACCTGGCCAAAGATCTTATATACGGCCGCCTGCAGATCACCAAGACCGGGCCTGGCTACACCCACTTTTCGAAGGACGCAAGCGATGAGTTCTACAAGCAAATGGCCGGTGAGGCACGAGTTGAGCGCGCTTCCGCCGGCGGAAAGGAATCGCGCTGGACGCCGCTGCGCAAGCGCGTTGAAGCGTGGGACTGCACAGTTTATGGCGTCTGGCTGGAGACTCACCTCGACCTGCCGAAGAAGAGCGCCCGCTTTTGGGACGAGCTGGAAGAGAAGGTGGCGCCGTCGATAGTGGACCTGTTCGCGGCGCCGGCGCCGGCCGGTGATCCAGCAACTGCGCGCGAGGTGAAGGTTACGCCGCCGCCCGCAACGCCGGCGCCTGTGTCGGGTCGTGCGGTGGCGCCAAGTCCCTTCGCTTCGGACGGCTGGGCAAGTAGGGGATTCAGATAA
- a CDS encoding terminase small subunit: MSQPDLNQPMTQAAFGALVGISQQAVGNLIAREVLDPSMPGLQMLHAYCSHLREQAAGRAANGDLDLAQERAGLAREQRIRVALQNAERLKVLAPVTLIEEVLAKSGARVAAIFDAIPGAVRRRVPSLPAEEVKAIAHEIARARNVVAGMSLADLRDDPAGASGDESAAGDMEDEEGGQ, translated from the coding sequence TTGTCGCAGCCTGACCTGAACCAGCCCATGACCCAAGCCGCATTCGGCGCGCTGGTCGGCATCAGCCAGCAGGCGGTCGGCAACCTGATCGCCCGCGAGGTGCTGGACCCCAGCATGCCGGGCCTGCAGATGCTCCACGCGTACTGCTCGCATCTGCGCGAGCAGGCCGCTGGCCGCGCGGCCAATGGGGACCTCGACCTGGCGCAGGAGCGCGCAGGCCTGGCGCGCGAGCAGCGCATCCGCGTGGCCCTGCAGAACGCCGAGCGCCTAAAGGTGCTGGCGCCGGTCACGCTGATCGAAGAGGTGCTCGCGAAATCCGGCGCGCGCGTTGCCGCAATCTTCGACGCGATCCCCGGCGCCGTCCGCCGCCGCGTGCCGAGCCTTCCGGCCGAGGAGGTCAAGGCCATCGCGCACGAGATCGCGCGCGCCCGCAACGTCGTTGCCGGCATGTCGCTCGCCGATTTGCGCGACGATCCCGCTGGCGCGTCGGGCGATGAGTCTGCTGCGGGTGACATGGAAGACGAGGAGGGTGGCCAGTGA